From Propionispora hippei DSM 15287, one genomic window encodes:
- a CDS encoding aspartyl-phosphate phosphatase Spo0E family protein — protein MRMEKLLQIIERLRKRLNTKGKDSQLTDEDVLLLSTKLDRFLNKLINLEQNKQKGQLLYGNAGMLNDKAES, from the coding sequence ATGAGAATGGAAAAGCTGCTACAAATTATTGAAAGGTTAAGAAAACGGTTAAATACGAAGGGAAAAGACAGTCAGTTAACAGATGAAGATGTTCTTCTGCTTAGTACCAAGTTAGACAGATTTCTGAATAAACTGATTAACCTGGAACAGAACAAACAAAAAGGACAATTGCTGTACGGAAATGCCGGTATGTTGAACGATAAAGCTGAATCGTGA
- a CDS encoding response regulator has translation MARILVCDDSAFMRMMLKRQLTEEGHEIVGEAGDGKQAIEMYFKVRPDITTMDITMPGLDGIQAVKHIHEEDPLAKIIMVTALGQRAIITDALKAGASDFIIKPFEPEQVKVTINKILAEIKK, from the coding sequence ATGGCAAGGATATTGGTTTGTGATGATTCGGCTTTTATGCGCATGATGTTAAAACGGCAATTAACGGAAGAAGGGCACGAAATTGTCGGGGAGGCTGGTGACGGAAAGCAAGCAATTGAAATGTATTTTAAAGTTAGACCGGATATAACGACTATGGACATAACTATGCCAGGTTTGGATGGCATACAGGCTGTCAAGCATATACACGAGGAAGACCCGCTGGCTAAAATTATTATGGTAACAGCCTTGGGACAGCGAGCGATCATTACTGATGCGCTGAAAGCCGGAGCATCGGACTTTATCATAAAACCATTTGAGCCGGAACAGGTAAAAGTGACAATAAATAAAATATTAGCTGAAATAAAAAAATAA